Proteins encoded within one genomic window of Episyrphus balteatus chromosome 1, idEpiBalt1.1, whole genome shotgun sequence:
- the LOC129920889 gene encoding protein MCM10 homolog, protein MSPSSKPFEANDEDDDVFELEKLLAAAEADEAKISSQPNPPAAGNDLEELLAAAEADEAKTSSQPKKPATQNNVPRLREDGSFAEAFSYDIDSNIMEKATKATELNTEEMDSSDDEEVKNFLERKYNEYGRDINKKLKQQNEAKHEAAVAQAVAKAVNKPISTDVAAFPHNPQQRNSYSSTKTNIKKPIKPNSETATPANVNTITNYMKLTPSVFTDPVFGLRIINPLVSSTGLIERMSERTPIPFSTLAFHTQRGDLNKDWVIGGVLVSKSPVKTSKNGSPFSIWKLSDLKGDMKLVSLFMFRTAHKNLWKTATGMCIAVLNPSVLDKRAESGDIACLSIDTDQKVMILGQSKDLGTCKAKKKNGDPCLQTVNLGNCDYCIFHMKQEYSKMSQRSELQSSTAGRGLNELRNKILGKSEVFYAGQSFTAVPAKRSAKLAAKDSKILMGLSEYAVSPNAASVNHASAQRQTQAVPYAARGGPVSKIACNVEANKKQRLKDIERLKILQMESEKFASSNTSKEINKPAATPEPEPATKPSASVPEKFKNCEFSFSNRSPQLSRENFCIEVTVGEKKADMAKLKAMQLLKKKPLAKANPNFIKHRGTSEGKRRAIDDLNDKFGTESKRQKLDEEQREIDRKTRIQKIMEATSSHTNLVDSRELQEQEKYFNKLEKKEALEEKMLNTFKMPCKAVICIQCKYTAFSAADRCKEERHQLKVIDTEKRFYQCKDCGNRTATVHKLPKTSCKNCKGSRWERTAMIRERKIDDGREMLSIRGDEEMFMGSITSKANLNLLVPE, encoded by the coding sequence ATGAGTCCATCTTCAAAACCTTTTGAAGCAAATGACGAAGATGATGATGTCTTTGAGCTTGAAAAACTCCTTGCAGCTGCCGAGGCAGATGAAGCGAAAATATCTTCACAACCAAATCCGCCTGCAGCAGGAAATGACTTAGAAGAACTCCTTGCAGCTGCCGAAGCAGATGAAGCTAAAACATCTTCGCAACCAAAAAAACCTGCAACACAAAATAATGTTCCTCGTCTACGAGAAGATGGTTCATTTGCTGAAGCATTTAGTTACGATATTGACTCAAATATTATGGAAAAAGCTACTAAGGCCACCGAATTAAACACTGAAGAAATGGATTCCTCTGATGATGAGGAGGTAAAGAATTTTTTAGAACGGAAATATAATGAGTATGGAAGAGACATCAATAAAAAACTGAAACAACAAAACGAAGCCAAACACGAAGCGGCGGTAGCGCAGGCAGTTGCCAAAGCTGTAAATAAACCAATTTCGACCGATGTGGCTGCCTTTCCCCATAACCCTCAGCAAAGAAACTCATATTCCTCGACAAAAACTAATATTAAAAAGCCTATAAAACCAAATAGTGAAACAGCTACACCAGCTAATGTTAACACTATCACAAATTACATGAAATTAACACCTTCAGTCTTCACTGACCCCGTCTTTGGGCTAAGAATCATCAATCCTCTAGTTTCTAGTACAGGACTGATAGAGCGGATGTCAGAAAGAACTCCCATCCCATTTTCAACCCTTGCTTTTCACACTCAACGAGGAGACCTTAACAAAGACTGGGTCATAGGTGGGGTCTTAGTTAGTAAAAGCCCGGTCAAAACGTCTAAAAATGGTTCACCTTTCTCCATTTGGAAACTCTCCGACTTGAAAGGTGACATGAAATTGGTTTCACTATTTATGTTTAGAACAGCGCACAAAAATCTTTGGAAAACTGCGACTGGCATGTGCATAGCTGTTTTGAATCCAAGTGTATTGGACAAGAGGGCAGAAAGTGGAGACATTGCTTGCCTATCCATAGACACAGAtcaaaaagttatgattttgGGCCAGTCAAAAGACTTGGGAACTTGCAAAGCAAAAAAGAAGAACGGTGATCCCTGTTTGCAAACGGTTAATTTAGGCAACTGTGATTATTGTATTTTCCACATGAAGCAGGAATACAGCAAAATGTCTCAACGATCTGAGTTGCAATCGAGTACAGCAGGTAGAGGGCTAAATGAATTGCGAAATAAGATTCTTGGAAAAAGTGAAGTATTCTATGCTGGGCAGTCTTTTACAGCGGTTCCGGCAAAAAGGAGTGCAAAGTTGGCTGCCAaagattcaaaaatattaatgggCCTGTCTGAATATGCGGTGTCTCCGAATGCTGCCAGTGTAAACCATGCTTCTGCCCAAAGACAAACTCAGGCGGTTCCTTATGCAGCAAGAGGAGGACCTGTTTCAAAAATCGCTTGCAATGTAGAGGCGAATAAAAAACAACGTCTCAAGGACATTGAACGattaaaaatccttcaaatggaATCAGAAAAATTTGCCTCCTCCAATACttcaaaagaaattaataaacCTGCAGCTACACCCGAACCAGAGCCTGCAACAAAACCAAGTGCTTCTGTGCCAGAGAAGTTCAAAAACTGCGAATTCAGTTTCAGTAATCGTAGCCCACAGCTAAGTCGTGAAAATTTCTGCATTGAAGTAACTGTAGGTGAGAAAAAAGCTGACATGGCGAAGTTAAAGGCTATGCAATTACTCAAGAAAAAGCCTTTAGCTAAAGCGAATCCAAATTTCATTAAACATCGAGGAACTTCGGAAGGTAAAAGGCGAGCAATCGACGACTTGAATGATAAATTTGGCACGGAATCAAAAAGGCAGAAATTAGATGAAGAACAGCGAGAGATTGATCGTAAAACGCGTATTCAAAAAATCATGGAAGCCACATCGTCGCATACGAATCTTGTGGATTCAAGAGAACTTCAAGAGCAAGAAAAGTATTTCAATAAACTTGAGAAAAAAGAAGCCCTTGAAGAGAAAATGTTGAATACTTTTAAAATGCCATGTAAAGCGGTTATTTGTATTCAATGTAAATATACGGCATTTTCAGCAGCGGATCGATGCAAAGAAGAAAGACATCAACTCAAAGTCATCGATACAGAGAAAAGATTTTATCAGTGTAAGGATTGTGGTAATCGGACAGCTACAGTGCACAAATTGCCGAAAACGAGTTGTAAGAATTGTAAAGGTTCTCGATGGGAACGAACTGCAATGATTCGAGAAAGAAAGATTGACGATGGCAGAGAAATGTTATCGATTAGAGGGGATGAGGAAATGTTTATGGGTTCTATAACAAGCAAAGCGAATTTGAATTTACTTGTACCGGAGTAG